One window of Rhizobium leguminosarum genomic DNA carries:
- the hflC gene encoding protease modulator HflC → MTSNRLPIILLILAIVLVGLYSSIFVVNAREQAIVVRFGQIQSVKTDPGIYFKLPFGFMDADRVQLVEKQALRLDLDNIRVQVQDGQTFDVDAFVIYNISDVRRFRETVSGDREAAEARLRAQLDSSLRRVYGLRDYNAALSEERVAMMLEIRDDLRTDAENLGLHIDDVRIRRTDLSPEVAPNTYNAMRSERLAEAERIRAEGNEEGQRRRAVADRQVVEFTAGAQRDAEILRGQGDAERNRVFADAFNKDPAFFEFYRSMAAYSSALSSQDTTLVLSPNSEFFRYFDNAAGTLRAPTNPAAAIPGAAAPAATAQPAN, encoded by the coding sequence ATGACATCGAACAGACTTCCCATCATTCTCCTCATCCTCGCCATCGTGCTGGTCGGACTCTATTCGTCGATCTTCGTGGTGAATGCACGCGAGCAGGCGATCGTCGTCCGCTTCGGCCAGATCCAGTCGGTCAAGACCGACCCCGGCATCTATTTCAAGCTGCCCTTCGGCTTCATGGATGCCGACCGCGTCCAGCTGGTCGAAAAGCAGGCGCTGAGGCTCGATCTCGACAATATCCGCGTTCAGGTTCAGGACGGCCAGACCTTCGACGTCGATGCCTTCGTGATCTATAACATCTCTGATGTTCGCCGCTTCCGCGAAACGGTATCGGGCGATCGCGAGGCCGCGGAAGCGCGGTTGAGGGCGCAGCTCGATTCATCGCTTCGCCGCGTTTACGGTCTGCGCGACTATAATGCCGCGCTCTCGGAAGAGCGTGTCGCGATGATGCTGGAGATTCGCGACGACCTGCGAACCGATGCCGAAAATCTCGGCCTGCATATCGACGACGTTCGCATCCGCCGCACCGACCTTTCCCCTGAGGTTGCGCCCAACACCTACAATGCCATGCGCTCGGAACGCCTGGCCGAGGCCGAGCGTATCCGTGCCGAGGGTAATGAAGAAGGCCAGCGGCGCCGAGCCGTCGCCGACCGTCAGGTTGTCGAGTTCACCGCGGGCGCCCAGCGCGATGCGGAAATCCTGCGTGGTCAGGGCGATGCGGAACGCAACCGTGTCTTCGCCGACGCCTTCAACAAGGATCCGGCTTTCTTCGAGTTCTATCGCTCGATGGCGGCCTATTCTTCGGCGCTTTCTTCGCAGGACACGACGCTGGTACTGTCGCCGAATTCGGAATTCTTCCGGTATTTCGACAATGCCGCTGGCACCCTGCGAGCGCCGACAAATCCGGCTGCGGCAATTCCAGGCGCGGCTGCTCCCGCAGCAACCGCCCAGCCGGCGAACTGA